A stretch of DNA from Bacillus sp. Marseille-Q1617:
AAAAACGTTAAGGGGATGTCAAATATGGCAAATCAAACAGATAAGTTGATTAAGGGTGGAAGTTTTTTAATTGAAGATGTGAGCTTTGATCAAGTATTCACACCGGAAGAATACTCCGATGAACAAAAAATGATCGCGAAAACGACTGAAGACTACGTACTGAAAGAAGTTGTACCTGTCATCGACAATCTTGAAAACCATGAGTTCGATCATTCTGTGCGTCTATTGAAAGAAGCAGGGGAGCTCGGCCTCTTGGGAGCGGATGTTCCTGAAGAGTATGGCGGAATCGGCCTGGATAAAGTGAGCTCAGCTTTGATCGCAGAAAAAATGTCCAGAGCAGGCGGTTTCTCCATCTCCCACGGTGCCCATGTCGGGATCGGGTCACTTCCAATCGTCCTTTTCGGTAACGAAGACCAAAAGCAAAAGTACCTTCCAGCATTGGCAACAGGTGAAAAACTTGCCGCATATGCATTAACAGAGCCGGGTTCAGGTTCGGATGCTCTGGGTGCAAAGACGACAGCGAAACTGAACGAAGCAGGCACGCACTATATTTTAAATGGTGAAAAGCAATGGATCACAAACTCTGCATTCGCTGATGTATTCGTGGTATATGCGAAAATCGATGGCGAGCATTTCTCGGCGTTCATCGTTGAAAAAGATTATCCAGGCGTTTCTACAGGACCTGAAGAAAAGAAAATGGGAATCAAGAGTTCTTCAACCAGAACATTGATCCTCGAAGATGCTGAAATCCCTGCAGAAAACCTTCTTGGCCAGGCAGGAAAAGGCCATATCATCGCCTTCAACATCTTGAATATCGGCCGTTACAAGCTTGGTGTAGGTGCTGTCGGTGCGAGTAAGCGTGCGTTTGAAGTAACGGTTCAATACACCAATCAGCGCCAGCAGTTCAAGACATCCATCTCGTCTTTCAACCTGACGAAAGAAAAACTGGCGACGATGGCAGCGAAACTATATGCAGCTGAAAGCTCCGTATACCGTACAGTAGGTTTATTCGAGGACCGCATGAGCAAACTTACCGATGAAGAAGTCAAGAACGGAACCGAAGTAGCAAAATCAATCGCCGAATATGCAATCGA
This window harbors:
- a CDS encoding acyl-CoA dehydrogenase family protein; amino-acid sequence: MANQTDKLIKGGSFLIEDVSFDQVFTPEEYSDEQKMIAKTTEDYVLKEVVPVIDNLENHEFDHSVRLLKEAGELGLLGADVPEEYGGIGLDKVSSALIAEKMSRAGGFSISHGAHVGIGSLPIVLFGNEDQKQKYLPALATGEKLAAYALTEPGSGSDALGAKTTAKLNEAGTHYILNGEKQWITNSAFADVFVVYAKIDGEHFSAFIVEKDYPGVSTGPEEKKMGIKSSSTRTLILEDAEIPAENLLGQAGKGHIIAFNILNIGRYKLGVGAVGASKRAFEVTVQYTNQRQQFKTSISSFNLTKEKLATMAAKLYAAESSVYRTVGLFEDRMSKLTDEEVKNGTEVAKSIAEYAIECSLNKFFATEVLDYVVDEGVQLHGGYGFMQEYEIERMYRDSRINRIFEGTNEINRLLVPGTYLRKAMKGELPLLQKAQALQEELMMLMPEEVSDEPLAQEKYLVKNAKKIGLMLAGLAAQKFGKALEKEQEILVNIADIVSNAYAMESVVLRTEKALEKGGAEKAKQKLLYTQIFCQEAFNEIEAHAKETLVATEQGDTLRMMLSALRKFTRHTPINVIAVKREASEKLIDAEKYVV